A window of Carassius carassius chromosome 44, fCarCar2.1, whole genome shotgun sequence contains these coding sequences:
- the mrpl45 gene encoding 39S ribosomal protein L45, mitochondrial isoform X2: protein MATSICRTLKYLQPTMCLNIKPVFVPIRTKKRYFIPPAVNVKQKSQSEQETKARAAGVVVRQQYIERAINISCTAGIFDPYIPPEGDARLSTLSKEGLKQRTEQLRQSAASQLAFRKIKDHDPEFSTKEFPALAQQIFIDAHAALTQFNKEKLHSLVTERCYPEMVRGNRYKTLRWRFIESLEPPRVVHARCPDMISKGNLYGQVTLRVHSRQTLAIYDRFGRLMLGDEDEPRDVLEYLVLERHLVNPYGRWRLHGKIVPAWAPPKDPIIKTVIIPGPTLKPEEAFEDLHYQVPKPKAVQWYK from the exons ATGGCGACCTCCATATGTAGGACGTTGAAATACCTTCAACCGACAATGTGTCTGAATATAAAG CCGGTGTTTGTTCCGATCCGCACAAAGAAGCGCTACTTCATTCCTCCAGCGGTCAATGTGAAACAGAAGAGCCAGAGCGAGCAGGAGACTAAAGCCCGGGCTGCTGGTGTGGTGGTCCGGCAGCAGTACATAGAGAGAGCCATCAACATCTCATGCACAG CGGGCATCTTTGATCCGTACATTCCTCCTGAAGGAGATGCACGCCTCTCCACGCTGTCCAAAGAAGGTCTGAAGCAGCGCACAGAACAGCTGCGTCAGAGCGCAGCATCACAGCTGGC GTTTCGTAAAATAAAAGACCATGACCCCGAGTTCTCCACTAAAGAGTTCCCAGCACTTGCTCAGCAAATCTTCATCGATGCTCATGCAGCACTCACACA ATTTAACAAAGAAAAGCTTCATTCTTTGGTGACAGAGAGGTGTTACCCT GAGATGGTTCGGGGGAACCGTTACAAGACTCTGCGCTGGCGCTTCATCGAGTCACTGGAGCCGCCGCGGGTCGTCCATGCAAGGTGTCCTGACATGATCAGCAAGGGCAACCTGTACGGTCAGGTGACTCTCCGTGTGCATTCTAGACAG ACACTGGCTATCTATGACCGCTTTGGCCGGTTGATGCTTGGGGATGAAGATGAACCCAGGGATGTCCTGGAATACCTAGTGCTGGAGAGGCATCTGGTAAACCCCTATGGGCGCTGGAGGCTTCATGGCAAGATTGTTCCAGCATGGGCTCCACCAAAAGATCCCATTATTAAG ACTGTCATAATTCCTGGTCCTACGCTGAAGCCTGAGGAGGCGTTTGAGGATCTGCATTACCAGGTGCCAAAACCAAAGGCAGTACAGTGGTACAAGTAA
- the mrpl45 gene encoding 39S ribosomal protein L45, mitochondrial isoform X1, with protein sequence MATSICRTLKYLQPTMCLNIKLPQPVFVPIRTKKRYFIPPAVNVKQKSQSEQETKARAAGVVVRQQYIERAINISCTAGIFDPYIPPEGDARLSTLSKEGLKQRTEQLRQSAASQLAFRKIKDHDPEFSTKEFPALAQQIFIDAHAALTQFNKEKLHSLVTERCYPEMVRGNRYKTLRWRFIESLEPPRVVHARCPDMISKGNLYGQVTLRVHSRQTLAIYDRFGRLMLGDEDEPRDVLEYLVLERHLVNPYGRWRLHGKIVPAWAPPKDPIIKTVIIPGPTLKPEEAFEDLHYQVPKPKAVQWYK encoded by the exons ATGGCGACCTCCATATGTAGGACGTTGAAATACCTTCAACCGACAATGTGTCTGAATATAAAG CTGCCGCAGCCGGTGTTTGTTCCGATCCGCACAAAGAAGCGCTACTTCATTCCTCCAGCGGTCAATGTGAAACAGAAGAGCCAGAGCGAGCAGGAGACTAAAGCCCGGGCTGCTGGTGTGGTGGTCCGGCAGCAGTACATAGAGAGAGCCATCAACATCTCATGCACAG CGGGCATCTTTGATCCGTACATTCCTCCTGAAGGAGATGCACGCCTCTCCACGCTGTCCAAAGAAGGTCTGAAGCAGCGCACAGAACAGCTGCGTCAGAGCGCAGCATCACAGCTGGC GTTTCGTAAAATAAAAGACCATGACCCCGAGTTCTCCACTAAAGAGTTCCCAGCACTTGCTCAGCAAATCTTCATCGATGCTCATGCAGCACTCACACA ATTTAACAAAGAAAAGCTTCATTCTTTGGTGACAGAGAGGTGTTACCCT GAGATGGTTCGGGGGAACCGTTACAAGACTCTGCGCTGGCGCTTCATCGAGTCACTGGAGCCGCCGCGGGTCGTCCATGCAAGGTGTCCTGACATGATCAGCAAGGGCAACCTGTACGGTCAGGTGACTCTCCGTGTGCATTCTAGACAG ACACTGGCTATCTATGACCGCTTTGGCCGGTTGATGCTTGGGGATGAAGATGAACCCAGGGATGTCCTGGAATACCTAGTGCTGGAGAGGCATCTGGTAAACCCCTATGGGCGCTGGAGGCTTCATGGCAAGATTGTTCCAGCATGGGCTCCACCAAAAGATCCCATTATTAAG ACTGTCATAATTCCTGGTCCTACGCTGAAGCCTGAGGAGGCGTTTGAGGATCTGCATTACCAGGTGCCAAAACCAAAGGCAGTACAGTGGTACAAGTAA